The proteins below are encoded in one region of Rhodoflexus caldus:
- a CDS encoding 30S ribosomal protein THX: protein MGKGDKKTRRGKIWRKSYGNSRRPNTNNPLPAKSSGK from the coding sequence ATGGGAAAAGGAGATAAAAAAACTCGCAGGGGTAAAATTTGGCGCAAGTCTTACGGCAATTCGCGCCGCCCCAACACCAACAATCCGCTACCGGCAAAAAGCTCCGGCAAATAG
- a CDS encoding C40 family peptidase: protein MILLQRSLWTGLCVLLLLLTSCTQFSPLSALVNNRPDSGNRLIKQAEPASTATITALPTLPVQWEFELPKLAADPQPIFTPSYLWQPEPCESLRDSIILFAKQYIGRPYRRAGKGPKAFDCSGFTSFVMRHFGYYLPPSSASQAVFGTPISIEEARKGDLIFFGNKDRKGRYRVNHAALVISEQGEELMMIHAANRGITIDNVSNVNWQSYYGRRLVGARRIIHDGVLPTPDELRDLIASDAKAQDSTGKHVQRNGL, encoded by the coding sequence ATGATTTTACTGCAGCGAAGTCTTTGGACGGGGTTGTGTGTATTGCTCTTGTTACTGACAAGTTGTACGCAATTTAGTCCACTCTCAGCGTTAGTCAATAATCGCCCTGACAGCGGAAACAGACTCATTAAGCAAGCTGAACCCGCATCAACTGCTACGATTACTGCGCTTCCGACATTGCCCGTTCAATGGGAATTTGAACTCCCGAAATTGGCTGCCGACCCACAACCGATATTTACCCCCTCTTATCTGTGGCAGCCCGAACCTTGCGAATCACTCCGCGACAGCATCATTCTTTTTGCTAAACAATACATCGGCAGGCCGTACCGCCGTGCCGGAAAAGGCCCTAAAGCATTTGACTGCTCCGGCTTCACTTCTTTTGTGATGCGCCATTTCGGGTACTATCTGCCTCCTTCTTCCGCTTCGCAGGCTGTTTTCGGCACACCGATAAGCATAGAGGAAGCCCGCAAAGGCGATTTAATTTTCTTCGGCAACAAAGACCGCAAAGGTCGCTACCGCGTAAATCATGCAGCGCTTGTAATTTCTGAACAGGGCGAGGAATTAATGATGATTCATGCTGCCAACAGAGGCATTACGATTGATAATGTAAGCAATGTCAATTGGCAGTCTTACTACGGGCGCAGGCTGGTAGGCGCGCGTCGCATCATTCACGATGGGGTATTGCCTACGCCGGACGAACTGCGCGACCTGATAGCTTCCGATGCGAAGGCTCAGGATTCTACGGGTAAGCACGTACAAAGAAACGGTTTATAG
- a CDS encoding 6-pyruvoyl trahydropterin synthase family protein produces the protein MKVAVYRKEHFNAAHRLHNPALSEEENAKIFGKCNNANYHGHNYELIVKVVGEPDPLTGYVMDMKVLSDLIREHVTDRFDHKNLNLDVDDFKNLNPTAENIAVVIWHLLRKHIHPSLDLKVTLYETERNFVEFPA, from the coding sequence ATGAAAGTTGCCGTTTATAGGAAAGAACATTTTAACGCTGCTCACCGTTTGCACAACCCTGCACTAAGCGAAGAAGAAAATGCAAAAATTTTCGGCAAGTGCAACAATGCCAACTATCACGGACACAATTACGAACTGATTGTCAAGGTAGTAGGAGAACCCGACCCGCTGACCGGGTATGTAATGGACATGAAAGTCCTTTCAGACCTGATTAGAGAACACGTAACAGACCGTTTTGACCACAAAAATTTAAACTTAGATGTAGATGACTTCAAAAATCTCAACCCAACGGCAGAGAACATTGCTGTGGTTATTTGGCATCTTTTAAGGAAACACATCCACCCATCATTAGACCTCAAAGTAACACTTTATGAAACAGAACGAAATTTCGTTGAATTTCCGGCCTAA
- the pruA gene encoding L-glutamate gamma-semialdehyde dehydrogenase, giving the protein MSFGIFQVPPPANEPVKSYAPGSPEKQALKAAIADMRSRTVDIPMYIGGEKIYTDKKHRLAPPHDHRHTLGYFSVGDKGHVEQAINAALGAKEMWAAMPWEHRAAIFLKAADLIAGPYRAKLNAATMLGQSKNVFQAEIDSACEIIDFLRFNVHFMQEIYRQQVASAPGIWNRLEHRPLEGFIFAVTPFNFTAIAGNLPTAPAMMGNTIVWKPAFTQIYSANVLMEVFREAGVPDGVINLIYVDGPEAGEVVFKHPDFAGLHFTGSTGVFRHLWQTIGNNLPIYKSYPRIVGETGGKDFVVAHKSADAKAVATALVRGAFEYQGQKCSAASRAYIPSNLWEEVKNYMIADLESMRMGGTEDFRNFINAVIDEKAFDKIAGYIEQAKKDAGVELVWGGNCDKSVGYFIQPTILKVEDNQYRTMVEEIFGPVLTVYVYQPELFEEVLELTDQTSPYALTGSIFAQDRYAIELASRKLQNAAGNFYINDKPTGAVVGQQPFGGARASGTNDKAGAIYNLLRWVSTRTIKETFVPPTDYRYPFMAEE; this is encoded by the coding sequence ATGTCTTTCGGAATTTTTCAAGTACCGCCGCCTGCCAACGAGCCCGTAAAAAGTTACGCACCGGGTTCGCCCGAAAAGCAGGCACTTAAAGCCGCCATTGCCGATATGCGCAGCCGCACCGTTGATATCCCGATGTATATCGGTGGTGAGAAAATTTATACCGATAAAAAACATCGCCTTGCCCCTCCGCATGACCACCGCCACACACTCGGCTACTTTTCGGTAGGCGACAAAGGGCATGTAGAGCAAGCCATTAACGCAGCACTGGGTGCAAAAGAAATGTGGGCAGCCATGCCGTGGGAGCATCGCGCGGCCATTTTCCTCAAAGCAGCCGACCTGATTGCAGGGCCTTATCGCGCCAAACTGAACGCCGCCACCATGCTGGGGCAGTCTAAAAATGTATTTCAGGCAGAAATTGACTCTGCATGTGAAATCATTGACTTTTTGCGCTTCAACGTGCATTTCATGCAGGAAATTTACCGCCAGCAGGTAGCCAGTGCCCCCGGCATATGGAACAGACTGGAACACAGACCATTGGAAGGCTTCATTTTTGCCGTTACGCCTTTCAACTTTACGGCTATTGCGGGTAATTTGCCTACTGCACCTGCCATGATGGGCAATACTATCGTATGGAAACCTGCCTTCACACAGATTTACTCTGCTAATGTGCTCATGGAAGTCTTCCGCGAAGCAGGCGTACCCGATGGCGTTATCAACCTGATTTACGTAGATGGCCCGGAAGCAGGCGAAGTGGTATTTAAACACCCTGATTTTGCGGGTCTGCACTTTACGGGCAGCACGGGCGTATTCCGCCACCTGTGGCAAACCATTGGCAACAACCTGCCGATTTACAAAAGCTACCCGCGCATTGTAGGCGAAACAGGCGGTAAGGACTTTGTTGTGGCGCATAAATCTGCCGACGCAAAGGCAGTGGCTACGGCACTTGTTCGCGGCGCATTTGAGTATCAGGGACAGAAATGTTCAGCGGCCTCCCGTGCCTACATCCCATCTAACTTGTGGGAAGAAGTGAAAAATTACATGATTGCCGACTTGGAAAGTATGCGCATGGGCGGCACGGAAGATTTCCGCAACTTTATCAATGCCGTTATTGACGAAAAAGCCTTTGATAAAATTGCAGGCTACATTGAGCAAGCCAAAAAAGATGCAGGTGTTGAATTAGTTTGGGGTGGCAACTGCGATAAATCCGTCGGTTATTTTATCCAACCTACCATCCTGAAAGTAGAAGACAACCAATACCGCACGATGGTGGAAGAAATCTTTGGCCCTGTACTGACGGTCTATGTCTATCAACCCGAACTGTTTGAGGAAGTACTGGAACTGACCGACCAAACCTCACCTTATGCGCTCACGGGCAGCATTTTTGCACAAGACAGATACGCCATAGAACTTGCATCGCGCAAACTGCAAAATGCAGCAGGTAATTTCTACATCAACGACAAACCAACGGGTGCAGTAGTTGGCCAGCAGCCTTTCGGCGGTGCACGCGCTTCGGGAACCAACGACAAAGCCGGTGCAATTTACAACCTGTTGCGTTGGGTTTCTACCCGCACCATCAAGGAAACCTTTGTTCCACCGACCGACTATCGCTATCCATTCATGGCAGAGGAATAA
- a CDS encoding acyl-CoA thioesterase has translation MNPEKLYSFKTKIDKRWSDLDEARMVNNAKVMTYFEETRIRFLNQVLAWDWEHHGLVVANANINYRVPITYKGELYGFLQCTNVGNKSLTFSSLLAQPDGEGWLTLAEATFVLVGFDFVAMTSMAIPESYKAQLQATIN, from the coding sequence ATGAATCCCGAAAAATTGTACTCCTTTAAGACGAAAATAGATAAAAGATGGTCAGACCTTGATGAGGCACGTATGGTAAACAACGCCAAGGTGATGACTTATTTTGAAGAAACCCGTATCCGATTCTTGAATCAGGTATTGGCATGGGACTGGGAACACCACGGGCTAGTAGTCGCCAACGCGAACATCAACTACCGCGTACCGATTACTTACAAAGGTGAATTGTACGGCTTTTTGCAATGCACGAACGTAGGCAATAAAAGCCTGACTTTCAGCAGTTTGCTGGCTCAACCTGACGGAGAAGGTTGGCTGACGCTGGCAGAAGCTACGTTCGTGCTGGTAGGCTTTGATTTTGTTGCCATGACTTCTATGGCAATTCCGGAGTCTTACAAAGCGCAATTGCAAGCTACTATTAATTAA
- a CDS encoding tellurite resistance TerB family protein, translated as MSFFKNLLSSAETKRRKSHIMNLLSVAAADGEITREEIDYLAHVAERIYMPREEFIDVLKNPQDVIFYPPNSNRERLDQLHDLVGMMMIDGHIDQDEVIRCKMFAQKLGFKAAVIDAIVAHIINGFVNHIAREAVFAKVMQML; from the coding sequence ATGAGTTTCTTCAAAAATTTGCTTTCCAGCGCCGAAACCAAGCGCCGCAAGAGTCACATTATGAACCTGCTTTCCGTGGCTGCTGCCGATGGTGAAATTACCCGTGAGGAAATAGACTATTTGGCACATGTGGCAGAACGCATTTACATGCCTCGCGAGGAGTTTATAGATGTGTTGAAAAATCCGCAGGATGTTATTTTCTATCCTCCCAACAGCAACCGCGAACGTTTAGACCAACTCCACGACTTGGTAGGTATGATGATGATTGACGGGCATATAGACCAAGATGAGGTTATCCGTTGCAAAATGTTTGCGCAGAAACTCGGTTTCAAAGCCGCCGTGATAGATGCAATTGTTGCGCATATTATCAACGGATTTGTCAATCATATTGCTCGCGAAGCTGTTTTTGCAAAAGTAATGCAAATGCTTTAA
- a CDS encoding DUF2237 family protein has protein sequence MKQAAKNVLGSELIPCSLNPLTGYYRDGCCHTGEEDSGTHTVCAVVTDEFLQFSLRRGNNLITPRPEYRFPGLKAGDKWCLCASRWVEAYRAGVAPPVILEATHEKTLQYVSLDVLIEYAA, from the coding sequence ATGAAACAAGCAGCAAAAAATGTTTTAGGCAGCGAATTAATTCCGTGCAGTTTAAACCCATTGACAGGCTACTATCGCGACGGCTGTTGCCACACAGGCGAAGAAGATTCGGGCACACACACAGTCTGCGCCGTTGTAACCGATGAATTTCTGCAATTTTCGCTCCGCAGAGGCAACAACCTGATTACGCCGCGCCCTGAGTACCGCTTTCCCGGCCTAAAAGCCGGTGATAAGTGGTGCCTCTGTGCCTCCCGATGGGTAGAGGCCTATCGGGCAGGTGTAGCGCCCCCCGTGATTTTGGAGGCTACACACGAAAAAACGTTGCAGTATGTATCCTTGGATGTGCTGATTGAATATGCTGCTTAA
- a CDS encoding phytoene desaturase family protein, translating to MVFDAVIIGSGMGSLSAAALLAADGLKVAVLEQNWLPGGCTSAYWRKGFVFEAGATTLVGLDEGMPLQAVLQRTGIRIDAVPLKTPMQVHLSDGQTITRYQELNQWITEAERVFGKEGQRPFWEFCYRISQFVWRTSLRQTAFPPTSAGDLLQCALRATPEQLRYAGYAFFSTEWLLKKYNLYHNRLFVDFVNEQLLITAQNHAPEVNVLFGATALCYTNFGNYYVNGGLIQLVQPFVDYIEQKGGKVFLRHKVTAVGTTDDGYCVSAQIKGKESVDFQCRFLISGIPINNTLPLFNGKISSALQNRLQYLKKQQLDSPQLNSAFQMGIGFRPHKPYECIHHQIHLRAPLPETGSASIFLSLSHPDDHSRSDEPGLAVASVSTHVAHPAAHMHFDKQAAEQAIIQRLSELDFIKPENIIYKHSSTPAAWEKWTQRQYGFVGGYPQFMRIKPWQMLDARLDGRRAYICGDTTYPGQGIPGVALSGIIAYEKLKRDWL from the coding sequence ATGGTATTTGATGCGGTAATTATTGGCAGCGGTATGGGGTCTTTGAGTGCGGCGGCGCTGCTGGCTGCCGATGGGCTCAAAGTAGCTGTTCTGGAACAGAATTGGCTACCCGGCGGCTGTACAAGTGCCTACTGGCGCAAAGGCTTTGTGTTTGAAGCAGGTGCAACCACGCTGGTCGGGCTGGATGAGGGGATGCCGCTGCAAGCCGTGCTGCAACGGACAGGCATCCGCATTGATGCAGTACCGCTGAAAACGCCTATGCAAGTACATCTGTCCGATGGCCAAACAATTACCCGCTACCAAGAGCTCAACCAATGGATTACCGAAGCAGAGCGCGTATTCGGTAAAGAAGGGCAGCGGCCTTTCTGGGAGTTTTGCTACCGCATCAGTCAGTTTGTTTGGCGCACTTCGCTGCGGCAGACCGCCTTCCCTCCTACTTCGGCCGGCGACTTGCTGCAATGTGCACTGCGGGCAACCCCCGAACAATTGCGCTATGCAGGCTATGCGTTTTTTTCTACCGAATGGCTGCTGAAAAAATACAACCTGTACCACAATCGTCTGTTTGTGGACTTTGTGAATGAGCAACTGCTCATCACTGCTCAAAACCATGCGCCGGAAGTAAACGTATTGTTCGGGGCAACGGCTTTGTGCTACACCAATTTCGGCAACTATTATGTCAATGGCGGGCTGATTCAGCTTGTGCAGCCTTTTGTAGATTACATTGAACAAAAAGGAGGCAAGGTGTTCTTGCGACACAAAGTAACGGCAGTCGGCACAACGGATGACGGCTACTGCGTCAGCGCACAGATAAAAGGCAAGGAATCCGTTGATTTTCAATGCCGATTCCTCATTTCGGGCATACCGATTAATAACACGCTGCCGCTGTTCAACGGCAAAATCTCATCTGCCTTGCAAAACCGCCTGCAATACCTCAAAAAACAACAGTTAGACTCACCCCAACTGAACAGTGCTTTTCAAATGGGCATCGGGTTTCGGCCTCATAAGCCCTACGAATGTATCCACCATCAGATTCACCTGCGCGCACCTTTGCCCGAAACAGGCTCGGCCAGCATTTTTCTTAGCCTGAGCCACCCCGATGACCACTCGCGCAGCGATGAACCGGGACTTGCCGTTGCTTCGGTGAGTACCCACGTAGCGCATCCGGCAGCGCACATGCACTTTGACAAACAGGCAGCAGAACAGGCCATTATTCAGCGCCTGTCGGAGCTTGACTTTATCAAACCTGAAAATATTATTTACAAACATTCCTCTACGCCTGCCGCTTGGGAAAAATGGACGCAACGGCAGTATGGTTTTGTCGGCGGCTATCCGCAATTTATGCGCATCAAGCCTTGGCAGATGCTCGATGCCCGATTAGACGGCCGACGTGCCTACATTTGCGGCGATACAACATACCCCGGGCAAGGAATACCCGGGGTAGCATTAAGCGGCATTATTGCCTATGAGAAGTTGAAGAGAGATTGGTTGTAA
- the folE gene encoding GTP cyclohydrolase I FolE: MKQNEISLNFRPNGNGHAHKNGHAHDCNHDHSIEELIDQIGDEHAATSYDTPMRADAFEMDDATKIKKIEEHFRHIMDILGLDLTDDSLKGTPHRVAKMYVKEIFSGLNPAHKPVAKLFDNKFQYGEMLVERDITFYSNCEHHFVPIFGRAHVAYISSGKVIGLSKLNRIVQYFSRRPQVQERLTNQIAKELQEVLQTEDVAVIMDATHMCVCSRGVQDVNSSTVTSFYGGKFREESVRSEFLKYVYNKA; this comes from the coding sequence ATGAAACAGAACGAAATTTCGTTGAATTTCCGGCCTAACGGCAACGGACACGCTCATAAAAACGGACATGCGCACGACTGCAACCATGACCACAGCATCGAAGAACTCATAGACCAAATCGGAGACGAGCATGCGGCTACTTCTTACGACACTCCCATGCGGGCAGATGCGTTTGAGATGGACGATGCAACCAAAATCAAAAAAATTGAAGAGCATTTTCGCCACATTATGGACATCCTCGGTCTGGATTTGACCGATGACAGCCTGAAAGGAACACCGCACAGGGTGGCTAAAATGTACGTAAAAGAAATTTTTAGCGGATTGAATCCCGCCCATAAGCCTGTTGCCAAACTTTTTGACAATAAATTCCAATACGGAGAAATGTTGGTGGAGCGCGACATCACATTCTATTCAAACTGTGAGCACCACTTTGTACCAATTTTCGGGCGCGCCCACGTTGCCTATATTTCCAGCGGTAAAGTTATCGGCCTTTCTAAGCTGAACCGCATCGTGCAGTACTTCTCCCGTCGCCCGCAAGTGCAGGAGCGACTGACCAACCAGATTGCCAAGGAGTTACAGGAGGTACTGCAAACGGAAGATGTAGCCGTGATTATGGATGCTACGCATATGTGCGTATGCTCTCGCGGCGTGCAGGACGTAAATTCCAGCACTGTAACCTCTTTCTACGGTGGCAAATTCCGCGAAGAATCTGTGCGCAGCGAGTTTTTGAAGTACGTGTATAACAAGGCGTAA
- a CDS encoding GAF domain-containing protein, with protein sequence MALSEVYANKEGHTDSQEDVRLLAEVGKKIIAELDVERVIEVVFENLSLLMDVAVFDIGIYNEKLHQLEFPGGIEEGEKLPFHTYSTITDKHRLAVHCFLNQQEIYINDFYKEYNNYIPDAPVPQPILGKNSNSIIYLPLVCKNQTIGTITVQSFQLNAYTPYHVGLLRNLAVYIAIAMENASNYDEIEQQKELIEMQNRVLNEQKSAIEQAYQNIQLLGEMGQNITASLDSETIVNCIHANLNTLMDATIFWIGIYDEARSCLKFVGGKERDEVLPYFELPLTEIDRLAVHCFTHKVEIHINDHENEYHKYVRVYKPPIVGEMPQSIIYLPLLVKEKAIGVITVQAFQKNAYTTNHVNLLRNLAVYAAIALENATAYDEIENQKELIEQAYQNIQLLGQLGQQITSSLDIETVTERIHQSLNTLMDASVFWIGTYNPQKHVLEFIGGKERGHTLPYFELDMSDENRLAAYCFNNKAEVWLNDYPNEYHKYIKQFTGAILGDIPLSIIYMPLMAKDECIGAVTVQSFQKNAYSQNHVHLLRSLAAYISIAVENASLYQEMEKKVEERTMEVVKQKEELEEINAQIEKAYQNVKLLGEIGLQITTELSTDKIIEKVYENVNALMDAAAFAIGILGESRARIEFRGAMERGSKLPTFYHSMSDDKRFSVWAIKNRKEVLINDYPKEYNKYVKEVKPPEAGEDPESMIYLPLISKDVVIGVITVQSFRKNAYDEYSLNILRSLAVFAANAIENAEAYRKIEAQNEDIRRTNDKMTASINYARRIQQAMLPDRAAIQAVLPNSFILFRPRDIVSGDFYWFLEKDGKIFIAAVDCTGHGVPGAFMSMIGNDFLNEIVSLLDIESPDLILNELHKHVRRALKQAETDNRDGMDVALCVIDPKRRVLEFAGAKNPLIYIRHDQPQVIHHIKGDKVPIGGMQKEDDRCFTKHVIPIKSTTSFYIFSDGLQDQFGGEQGMKYSISRLKRFFADHYQLPMEQQRRELRSEMMDWMQHERQIDDILVIGFKID encoded by the coding sequence ATGGCATTGAGTGAAGTGTACGCAAATAAAGAGGGACACACCGATTCGCAGGAGGATGTACGTCTTTTGGCAGAGGTAGGTAAAAAAATCATCGCCGAGCTCGACGTAGAGCGGGTTATCGAGGTGGTTTTTGAAAACCTTTCGCTGCTGATGGATGTAGCGGTTTTTGATATAGGCATCTATAACGAAAAACTGCATCAGCTCGAATTTCCGGGCGGTATAGAAGAAGGAGAAAAACTCCCTTTCCATACCTATTCAACCATTACCGACAAGCATCGGTTGGCGGTTCATTGCTTTTTGAACCAGCAGGAAATTTATATCAACGATTTTTATAAAGAATACAACAACTACATCCCCGATGCCCCCGTACCGCAGCCGATTTTAGGCAAAAATTCCAACTCTATCATCTACCTGCCGTTGGTATGTAAAAACCAAACCATCGGCACAATTACGGTACAAAGCTTTCAACTCAATGCCTATACCCCCTATCACGTAGGGCTTTTGCGCAATTTGGCGGTTTATATAGCCATTGCGATGGAAAATGCCTCTAACTACGATGAAATAGAGCAGCAGAAAGAACTGATAGAAATGCAAAACCGCGTGCTAAATGAGCAAAAAAGTGCCATTGAGCAAGCCTATCAGAACATTCAGTTGCTCGGCGAAATGGGGCAGAACATTACCGCCAGCTTAGACAGCGAAACCATTGTCAATTGCATTCATGCGAACCTCAACACCCTGATGGATGCCACCATTTTCTGGATTGGCATTTACGATGAGGCGCGTTCGTGCCTGAAATTTGTAGGCGGTAAAGAGCGCGATGAGGTATTGCCGTACTTTGAACTCCCACTGACCGAAATAGACCGATTGGCGGTTCATTGCTTCACTCACAAAGTTGAAATCCATATCAACGACCATGAGAACGAGTACCATAAATACGTGCGGGTTTACAAACCGCCTATTGTGGGAGAAATGCCGCAGTCTATCATCTATTTGCCACTGCTTGTTAAAGAAAAAGCCATCGGCGTAATCACCGTTCAGGCATTCCAGAAAAACGCCTACACTACCAATCACGTTAATCTATTGCGCAATTTGGCGGTTTATGCAGCCATTGCGTTGGAAAACGCCACCGCCTACGACGAAATAGAAAACCAAAAAGAACTGATTGAACAAGCCTACCAAAATATCCAGTTGCTGGGGCAGTTAGGCCAACAAATTACTTCCAGCCTTGATATTGAGACAGTTACCGAACGCATCCACCAGAGTTTGAATACGCTTATGGATGCATCCGTATTCTGGATTGGCACTTACAACCCCCAAAAACACGTACTTGAGTTTATCGGCGGTAAAGAGCGCGGACATACGCTTCCCTACTTTGAGTTAGACATGAGCGATGAGAACCGCTTGGCAGCCTATTGTTTCAACAACAAGGCCGAAGTATGGCTCAACGATTACCCCAACGAGTACCACAAATACATCAAACAATTTACCGGCGCTATTTTGGGCGATATTCCGCTTTCCATCATCTACATGCCCCTGATGGCAAAAGATGAGTGTATCGGAGCGGTTACGGTGCAAAGTTTCCAGAAAAACGCTTACAGCCAAAATCACGTTCATTTATTACGCTCTTTGGCGGCTTATATTTCCATTGCAGTAGAAAACGCAAGCCTCTATCAGGAAATGGAGAAAAAGGTAGAGGAGCGCACCATGGAAGTTGTCAAGCAAAAGGAGGAACTTGAGGAAATCAATGCGCAAATAGAGAAGGCCTACCAAAACGTGAAACTGCTCGGCGAAATTGGTTTGCAGATTACCACAGAGCTTTCTACGGATAAAATCATAGAAAAAGTTTACGAAAACGTAAACGCCCTGATGGATGCGGCGGCCTTTGCCATCGGTATTTTGGGTGAATCGCGCGCCAGAATTGAGTTCCGCGGCGCAATGGAACGCGGCAGCAAACTACCTACGTTTTACCACTCCATGAGCGATGATAAACGCTTTTCGGTTTGGGCTATCAAAAACCGAAAAGAGGTGCTCATCAACGACTACCCCAAAGAATACAACAAATACGTTAAGGAAGTAAAGCCCCCTGAAGCAGGGGAAGACCCCGAATCTATGATTTACTTGCCGCTTATCAGCAAAGATGTGGTAATCGGGGTAATCACTGTGCAAAGTTTCCGCAAAAATGCCTACGATGAATATTCGCTGAACATTTTGCGAAGCCTTGCCGTATTTGCTGCCAACGCCATAGAAAATGCCGAGGCATATCGTAAAATTGAGGCACAAAACGAAGACATCCGCCGTACAAACGATAAAATGACGGCAAGCATTAACTATGCCCGCCGTATCCAGCAGGCAATGCTGCCCGACAGAGCCGCTATTCAGGCAGTACTGCCCAATTCATTCATCCTGTTTCGCCCGCGCGATATTGTCAGCGGCGACTTCTACTGGTTCCTCGAAAAGGACGGCAAAATATTTATTGCTGCCGTTGATTGCACAGGTCATGGCGTTCCCGGCGCATTTATGAGCATGATTGGCAACGACTTCCTCAATGAGATAGTGTCATTGCTCGATATAGAATCGCCTGACCTGATTTTGAATGAGTTGCACAAGCATGTGCGCCGTGCCTTAAAACAAGCCGAAACCGACAACCGCGACGGTATGGACGTTGCACTTTGTGTAATAGACCCGAAACGTCGGGTATTGGAGTTTGCAGGTGCTAAAAATCCGTTGATTTACATTCGCCACGACCAGCCACAGGTAATACATCACATCAAAGGTGATAAAGTACCTATCGGGGGGATGCAAAAAGAAGACGACCGTTGTTTTACCAAGCATGTGATTCCGATAAAATCAACCACTTCATTCTACATTTTCTCCGATGGTTTGCAAGACCAATTTGGCGGCGAGCAGGGTATGAAATACTCTATCAGCAGGCTCAAGCGATTCTTTGCCGACCACTACCAACTGCCTATGGAGCAGCAGCGCCGCGAACTGCGTTCGGAAATGATGGATTGGATGCAACACGAGCGCCAGATAGACGATATTCTGGTTATCGGCTTTAAAATTGACTAA
- a CDS encoding GNAT family N-acetyltransferase, producing the protein MYRFVPHWQINKRDWDECIAESPQRTLYAFSWYLDIVSPRWDAVVHERMGRYEAVMPLPARKRFTFRYLWQPLFTQQLGVFMREGQVTPDILESFCRLGLGSYSYAAHYPFNVYNSQALTEWLLDEERQASPDFADIIFHPQQTHHLSLTTDYEHIRNHYTADRVMNLKRAEKAGLQIIEGHNIEPLILMFRRSAERKIAGGIHPRTYKWLRAIYSALQARGKCRLLYAKNAKGHLGAGALFAFDGNKIIYLFNAAFDAARKENGRTLLLDYLFREYAEQPLIFDFESPQVANISAFYSSFGAEPVSFYAAHFNRLPWHINILWGVKKKLLPA; encoded by the coding sequence ATGTACCGATTTGTTCCGCATTGGCAAATCAACAAAAGGGACTGGGACGAGTGCATCGCGGAGTCGCCTCAACGGACGCTGTACGCATTTTCATGGTATCTGGATATTGTATCGCCGCGCTGGGATGCGGTTGTGCACGAACGGATGGGGCGCTATGAGGCGGTAATGCCTTTGCCGGCACGGAAAAGGTTTACTTTCCGCTACTTGTGGCAACCTTTGTTTACACAGCAGTTGGGCGTATTCATGCGCGAGGGGCAGGTTACCCCCGATATCCTCGAGTCGTTTTGTCGGCTGGGGCTGGGTTCTTATTCCTATGCGGCACATTATCCGTTCAACGTGTATAACTCGCAGGCACTGACCGAGTGGTTGCTGGACGAAGAACGGCAAGCAAGCCCCGATTTTGCCGATATCATTTTTCATCCGCAGCAAACCCATCACCTCTCGCTTACTACTGACTATGAGCACATTAGAAACCATTACACCGCCGACCGGGTAATGAACCTAAAACGTGCAGAAAAAGCCGGCCTGCAAATTATCGAGGGGCATAACATAGAGCCGCTGATTTTGATGTTTAGGCGAAGTGCCGAGCGCAAAATTGCGGGCGGCATTCACCCGCGAACGTACAAATGGCTGCGGGCTATTTACAGCGCTTTGCAGGCGCGCGGCAAATGCCGATTGCTGTATGCAAAAAATGCCAAAGGGCATCTGGGTGCGGGGGCATTGTTCGCTTTTGACGGCAATAAAATTATTTATCTGTTCAATGCGGCATTTGATGCGGCGCGCAAAGAAAACGGCCGCACCTTGTTATTGGACTATCTTTTCCGCGAGTATGCCGAGCAACCGCTGATTTTTGATTTTGAAAGCCCGCAAGTTGCCAATATCAGTGCGTTTTACAGCAGTTTCGGAGCAGAGCCGGTGTCTTTCTATGCTGCCCATTTTAACCGACTGCCTTGGCATATCAATATCCTGTGGGGCGTAAAAAAGAAACTATTGCCGGCATGA